The following coding sequences are from one Streptomyces sp. NBC_01294 window:
- a CDS encoding NADH:flavin oxidoreductase produces MTVTTSTASRAAEILSRPVKLNGLTVPNRIAMAPMTRMFSPGGVPGEDVQAYYASRAAAGVGLIVTEGTYVGHDSAGQSDRVPRFHGEDQLAGWAKVAAAVHEAGGTIVPQLWHIGMVRKQGEAPYADAPAVGPSGIRVDGTEGTGKAMTRTDLDDVIGAFADAAAEAERIGFDGVELHGAHGYLLDQFLWERTNRRTDTYGGSAVARTKFVAEIVAAVRERVPADFPVIFRYSQWKQEAYDARLAQTPEELEAILAPLAAAGVDAFHASTRRYWLPEFEGSDLNLAGWTKKLTGRPAITVGSVGLDGDFIRAFVGEGAALGDIDNLLDRMERDEFDMVAVGRALLQDPQWAAKVLGNRFDELKPYDATALRSLSR; encoded by the coding sequence ATGACCGTCACCACGTCCACCGCCTCCCGCGCGGCCGAGATCTTGTCCCGGCCCGTCAAGCTGAACGGCCTGACCGTCCCCAACCGCATCGCGATGGCGCCGATGACGCGGATGTTCTCCCCCGGCGGCGTGCCCGGCGAGGACGTGCAGGCGTACTACGCCAGCCGTGCCGCCGCGGGTGTGGGCCTGATCGTCACCGAGGGCACCTACGTCGGCCACGACTCCGCCGGGCAGAGCGACCGGGTGCCGCGGTTCCACGGCGAGGACCAGCTGGCGGGGTGGGCGAAGGTCGCCGCGGCCGTGCACGAGGCGGGCGGCACGATCGTGCCGCAGCTGTGGCACATAGGCATGGTGCGCAAGCAGGGCGAGGCGCCGTACGCCGACGCCCCCGCCGTCGGCCCCTCCGGCATCCGCGTCGACGGCACCGAGGGGACCGGCAAGGCGATGACCCGCACCGACCTCGACGACGTCATCGGTGCGTTCGCCGACGCCGCCGCGGAGGCCGAGCGGATCGGCTTCGACGGCGTCGAACTGCACGGCGCTCACGGCTACCTGCTCGACCAGTTCCTGTGGGAGCGGACCAACCGCCGCACCGACACCTACGGCGGCAGCGCGGTGGCCCGTACGAAGTTCGTCGCGGAGATCGTGGCCGCGGTCCGCGAGCGCGTCCCGGCCGACTTCCCGGTGATCTTCCGCTACTCGCAGTGGAAGCAGGAGGCCTACGACGCACGGCTCGCGCAGACCCCGGAGGAGCTGGAGGCGATCCTGGCCCCGCTGGCGGCGGCGGGCGTCGACGCGTTCCACGCCTCCACCCGGCGCTACTGGCTCCCGGAGTTCGAGGGTTCGGACCTGAACCTGGCGGGCTGGACCAAGAAGCTCACCGGCCGGCCGGCCATCACCGTCGGCTCGGTCGGCCTCGACGGCGACTTCATCCGCGCCTTCGTCGGCGAGGGTGCGGCGCTCGGCGACATCGACAACCTCTTGGACCGCATGGAACGCGACGAGTTCGACATGGTCGCCGTCGGCCGGGCGCTGCTCCAGGACCCGCAGTGGGCGGCGAAAGTCCTCGGCAACCGCTTCGACGAGCTGAAGCCGTACGACGCGACGGCGCTCAGGTCTCTCAGCCGGTAG
- a CDS encoding MarR family winged helix-turn-helix transcriptional regulator: MLLSRHQVLARRERDPERLERSAYLLLSRIETQGPMSIGQLAEAFGLDTSTVNRQTAALLRCGLAERVADPDGGMARKLCITVEGGRRLAEDREVNRSCLARVVADWSPEEVRELEDALVRLNRSAEALEGRYWPRTEEDDTRAACHPPVPHETPTPAPRAPATPAP, from the coding sequence ATGCTGCTCTCGCGGCACCAGGTGCTGGCCCGGCGCGAGCGCGACCCCGAACGCCTGGAGCGGTCGGCGTATCTGCTGCTCAGCCGGATCGAAACACAAGGGCCCATGTCCATCGGACAGTTGGCGGAGGCCTTCGGGCTCGACACCTCGACCGTGAACCGCCAGACGGCCGCACTGCTGCGCTGCGGACTGGCCGAGCGCGTCGCGGACCCGGACGGTGGCATGGCCCGCAAGCTGTGCATCACCGTTGAAGGCGGGCGCCGGCTCGCCGAAGACCGTGAGGTCAACCGGTCCTGCCTGGCCCGGGTGGTCGCCGACTGGTCCCCTGAGGAAGTACGGGAGCTGGAGGACGCCCTGGTCCGGCTCAACCGCAGCGCCGAGGCCCTCGAAGGACGGTACTGGCCGCGCACGGAGGAAGACGACACCCGCGCCGCCTGCCACCCTCCGGTTCCGCACGAAACCCCGACTCCTGCTCCGCGGGCACCCGCGACTCCCGCCCCGTAG
- a CDS encoding phenylacetate--CoA ligase family protein yields MLESYAGEPHDGVYALQRYSRRVAVQADPARFATTACLDDLARPVVLPRPTGPLLGKEDVQEPGRQLARADAELYFRSGGSTGAPALSVFSYDDYDTQMHAAARGLLAAGYDPVGDRTANLFYCGGMYGSFISFFSVLERLGGVQLPLSAGPDHRATAQAVIDLGADTLFGMPSYLWQLLHAEADALRAYGGLRKVFYGGEHFTEDQQRTLRDDFGIEVVRSITYGSTDLGPLGYQCTESSGGVHHLHADLHTMEILDPAEDRPVAPGETGRLVFTTHARRGQQLGRYVIGDLGREIPGRCPCGRHAPRFELRGRTGDVMRVATYFLNHRRFLELAGERGGHRGELQVRLDGTDARERLTAYGWSGPRRRIRSGWGGVPRPAIRSCARR; encoded by the coding sequence ATGCTGGAGAGCTACGCGGGTGAGCCGCACGACGGCGTCTACGCCCTGCAGCGCTACAGCCGCCGCGTCGCGGTCCAGGCCGATCCGGCCCGCTTCGCGACCACCGCCTGCCTGGACGACCTGGCCCGGCCCGTGGTCCTGCCGCGGCCGACGGGCCCGCTGCTGGGCAAGGAGGACGTGCAGGAGCCGGGCCGGCAGCTGGCGCGGGCCGATGCCGAGCTGTACTTCCGCAGCGGCGGCAGCACCGGCGCGCCCGCGCTGTCGGTCTTCAGCTACGACGACTACGACACGCAGATGCACGCCGCCGCGCGCGGCCTGCTCGCCGCCGGTTACGACCCGGTCGGGGACCGCACCGCCAACCTCTTCTACTGCGGCGGCATGTACGGCAGTTTCATCAGCTTCTTCTCCGTGCTGGAACGGCTCGGCGGGGTGCAGCTGCCGCTGTCCGCGGGGCCGGACCACCGCGCCACGGCGCAGGCGGTCATCGACCTCGGGGCCGACACCCTCTTCGGCATGCCCTCGTACCTGTGGCAGCTGCTGCACGCGGAGGCGGACGCGCTGCGGGCGTACGGGGGCCTGCGCAAGGTCTTCTACGGCGGCGAGCACTTCACCGAGGATCAGCAGCGCACCCTGAGGGACGACTTCGGCATCGAGGTCGTCCGCTCGATCACCTACGGCAGCACCGATCTGGGTCCGCTGGGCTACCAGTGCACCGAGAGCTCCGGCGGTGTCCACCACTTGCACGCCGACCTCCACACGATGGAGATCCTGGACCCGGCCGAGGACCGGCCGGTGGCCCCGGGCGAGACGGGCCGGCTGGTGTTCACCACCCACGCCCGGCGCGGCCAGCAGCTGGGCCGGTACGTGATAGGCGACCTCGGCCGGGAGATCCCGGGCCGCTGTCCCTGCGGCCGGCACGCGCCCCGGTTCGAGCTGCGGGGGCGCACCGGCGACGTGATGCGGGTGGCGACGTACTTCCTCAACCACCGCCGCTTCCTGGAGCTGGCCGGGGAACGGGGCGGTCATCGCGGCGAGTTGCAGGTCCGGCTCGACGGGACGGACGCGCGTGAGCGGCTGACCGCGTACGGGTGGAGCGGGCCGCGGCGACGGATCCGGAGCGGCTGGGGAGGTGTTCCTCGCCCAGCCATCCGGAGCTGCGCTCGGCGGTGA
- a CDS encoding LuxE/PaaK family acyltransferase: MPYIECDHHRLHAPVWSRVTIRSTRTLEPLPYGERGYLHLVSPYITSVPAQSVVMGDLASLQPGDACGCELQTPWFTVHGRAGVSRNRSCAVAAAELMKGMA; this comes from the coding sequence ATCCCGTACATCGAGTGCGACCACCACCGGCTGCACGCTCCCGTCTGGTCGCGGGTGACGATCCGCTCGACGCGCACGCTCGAACCCCTGCCGTACGGGGAGCGGGGCTACCTGCACCTCGTGTCGCCGTACATCACCTCGGTGCCGGCGCAGAGCGTGGTCATGGGCGACCTCGCCTCCCTCCAGCCGGGCGACGCCTGCGGGTGCGAGCTGCAGACCCCCTGGTTCACCGTCCACGGCCGTGCCGGGGTGAGCCGCAACCGCAGCTGCGCGGTGGCCGCAGCGGAACTGATGAAGGGAATGGCGTGA
- a CDS encoding GNAT family N-acetyltransferase yields the protein MEGPALQATVARCAGTGALTASAAIHGEAGSRIGRLEGIAVHPGHRSAGLAAALTEALCAGMLDTGRLDSVYATVRTVSAGPQRVVARNGFRPLGILPNAVDLSTRESLALYARHSTGVLDRRIPVTAPALLVLLLRTAESALGIGWPWGPRRRPGACSRRPLRTGPSNGWR from the coding sequence ATCGAGGGACCTGCACTTCAGGCTACTGTCGCCCGCTGCGCCGGCACCGGGGCCCTGACCGCGTCCGCCGCCATCCACGGCGAGGCGGGCAGCCGCATCGGACGCCTGGAGGGCATCGCCGTACACCCCGGGCACCGCTCGGCGGGCCTGGCCGCCGCCCTGACCGAGGCCCTGTGCGCCGGGATGCTGGACACGGGACGGCTGGACTCGGTGTACGCGACCGTGCGCACCGTCAGCGCCGGTCCGCAGCGCGTCGTCGCCCGCAACGGCTTCCGCCCGCTGGGCATCCTGCCCAACGCGGTGGATCTCAGCACCCGCGAAAGCCTCGCGCTCTACGCGCGTCACTCCACCGGCGTGCTCGACCGCCGGATCCCCGTCACCGCGCCTGCCCTGCTGGTGCTGCTGCTGCGCACGGCCGAGTCCGCGCTCGGCATCGGCTGGCCCTGGGGTCCGCGCCGCCGGCCTGGCGCCTGCTCCCGCCGGCCCCTCCGCACGGGGCCGTCGAACGGCTGGAGATGA
- a CDS encoding phenylacetate--CoA ligase family protein has translation MSAQQLSDLIRFARHNSPFYRDLYASLPPHADRLTDLPVVDQQEFWAANTLHDNRVLTGPLSEATVYKTGGTTGSAKFSVYTRDEWRTFVTSFGQGLVDAGLRPGHRVADLFYAGELYASFLFVLDSLAHAPVDNVRLPIGGGAPLESTIPTLRDLAAQVLAGTPTTLCRLAEHVVSIGARLDSVELLLFGGEALFDDQRRLLAAAFPRAEARSGRVRQRRRRPARPPRARLRPPGRIRALTPYSVVEILDDSTDEPITEPGRPGRVVVTSLFRRLMPIIRYPACRRPGRMDRAPGPGHFRILGRAEEGVRAGSRLPLHAGTPRTPWPRRTPRVTWSACSSSSAAGTAATGLVLRLDDRPRRRRVRWRSRGVQEAPGCSRRRAWSWRPCGQLHPDSVRAGFVHPLSVEWARHRDLAVNPRSGKLVRVLDEEADRMTACTGTPHPHPRPRPHPWPRVGTTSGLLPGLLPRPLPEPPAGPTAGALR, from the coding sequence ATGTCCGCCCAGCAGCTCTCGGACCTCATACGTTTCGCCCGTCACAACTCACCCTTCTACCGGGACCTTTACGCGTCCTTGCCGCCGCACGCCGACCGCCTCACCGACCTCCCGGTGGTCGACCAGCAGGAGTTCTGGGCGGCCAACACCCTGCACGACAACCGCGTGCTGACCGGCCCGCTCAGCGAGGCCACGGTCTACAAGACCGGCGGAACCACCGGTTCAGCCAAGTTCTCCGTCTACACCCGCGACGAGTGGCGCACGTTCGTCACCTCCTTCGGCCAGGGGCTCGTGGACGCGGGCCTGCGCCCGGGACACCGCGTCGCCGACCTCTTCTACGCCGGGGAGCTGTACGCCAGCTTCCTCTTCGTCCTCGACTCGCTCGCCCACGCACCCGTGGACAACGTCCGCCTGCCCATCGGCGGCGGCGCGCCGCTGGAATCGACGATCCCCACGCTGCGCGATCTCGCCGCCCAGGTACTGGCCGGCACGCCCACCACCCTGTGCCGGCTCGCCGAACACGTCGTCTCGATCGGTGCCCGGCTCGACTCGGTGGAGCTGCTGCTCTTCGGCGGCGAGGCCCTCTTCGACGACCAACGGCGGCTGCTGGCCGCCGCGTTCCCACGCGCCGAGGCCCGTTCCGGTCGGGTACGCCAGCGTCGACGCCGGCCTGCTCGGCCGCCCCGTGCCCGGCTCCGGCCGCCCGGGCGCATCCGGGCGCTCACCCCGTACTCGGTCGTCGAGATCCTCGACGACTCCACCGACGAGCCCATCACCGAACCGGGGCGGCCGGGCCGGGTCGTCGTCACCAGCCTCTTCCGCCGCCTCATGCCGATCATCCGCTACCCCGCCTGCCGGCGACCGGGCCGAATGGACCGCGCACCGGGCCCCGGACACTTCCGGATCCTCGGCCGCGCCGAGGAGGGCGTACGGGCGGGGTCCCGTCTCCCTCTACACGCAGGGACGCCCAGGACGCCGTGGCCGCGGCGGACACCGCGGGTCACGTGGTCGGCATGCAGCTCGTCGTCCGCCGCTGGGACGGCCGCGACGGGCCTCGTCCTGCGGCTGGACGACCGCCCCCGGCGACGACGCGTCCGGTGGAGGTCGCGAGGGGTTCAGGAGGCGCCTGGCTGCAGCCGTCGTCGCGCGTGGAGCTGGAGGCCGTGCGGCCAGCTGCATCCGGACAGCGTGCGCGCCGGGTTCGTGCACCCGCTGTCCGTGGAGTGGGCACGCCATCGCGACCTCGCCGTCAACCCGCGCTCGGGCAAGCTCGTCCGGGTCCTCGACGAGGAGGCCGACCGCATGACCGCCTGCACCGGCACTCCTCACCCGCACCCTCGCCCGCGCCCTCACCCGTGGCCACGCGTGGGAACGACGTCGGGGCTGCTGCCGGGACTGCTGCCGAGGCCGCTGCCGGAACCGCCGGCGGGACCGACGGCCGGCGCGCTCCGCTGA
- a CDS encoding class I SAM-dependent methyltransferase, with protein sequence MSGQLYDGIGEAFEGFKTLPIIRYTEVPGFLALVGDVTGKSVLDIACGTGFYSRELKRRGASRVFGFDISSAMIDAAEAREQSEPLGIAYEVGDTATLRAFDQPFDVAVAVQAFNYATDVAEIEQMMRNIRRSLVAGGAYFLFAQNPGFDFDGPSLAKYGFLCEATGKDNAIGRGTRITALLDPPVSFEATTPSKETYERTLTAAGFTGIEWVPLDVSDAGVEKFGEEFWADYATNRPLIMIRCTA encoded by the coding sequence ATGAGTGGTCAGTTGTACGACGGCATCGGCGAAGCATTCGAAGGCTTCAAGACCCTGCCCATCATTCGTTACACCGAGGTACCAGGCTTCCTCGCCCTGGTCGGCGACGTCACCGGCAAGTCTGTACTCGACATCGCCTGCGGTACGGGATTCTACAGCCGCGAGCTCAAGCGCCGTGGTGCCTCCCGTGTGTTCGGGTTCGACATCTCCAGCGCGATGATCGACGCCGCCGAAGCCCGCGAGCAGTCCGAACCCCTCGGCATCGCATACGAAGTCGGGGACACGGCCACCTTGCGGGCCTTCGATCAGCCCTTCGACGTCGCCGTGGCCGTGCAGGCATTCAACTATGCGACCGACGTCGCCGAGATCGAGCAGATGATGCGCAACATCCGGCGCAGCCTCGTTGCCGGCGGTGCATACTTCCTGTTCGCGCAGAACCCGGGCTTCGACTTCGACGGCCCCTCGCTGGCCAAGTACGGGTTCCTGTGCGAGGCGACGGGCAAGGACAACGCGATCGGCCGGGGGACGCGGATCACGGCCCTGCTGGATCCTCCCGTCTCGTTCGAGGCCACCACGCCGTCGAAGGAGACGTACGAGAGGACACTGACGGCGGCCGGATTCACTGGGATCGAGTGGGTTCCGCTGGACGTCTCGGATGCCGGCGTGGAGAAGTTCGGCGAGGAATTCTGGGCGGACTACGCCACGAACCGGCCGCTGATCATGATCCGCTGCACCGCCTGA